A genome region from Thermomonospora amylolytica includes the following:
- a CDS encoding CYTH and CHAD domain-containing protein: protein MAQTKRQLEIERKYDAERDFRMPDLSGLPGVAAVSGPRTHQLVANYFDTDDHRLAACGITLRRRRGGQDAGWHLKIPAGPDGKIELHAPLGRPQVVPARLASLVAAQTRGAALRPVAALETERTVVDLLDADGRVLAEVADDAVIGQVIDPVVTGDAEPPPMTAWREIEVELGPAGTPELLKAAGRLLKKAGARKAGGSAKLGRVLEPVMAVPFNGGRTRPAALPRRTAGAAVLGYLAEQVDAVLAFDPKARLAEFDAVHRMRVATRRIRSALKSYAPVLDAGRIEALEPELQWLAEVLGEVRDLEVLRMRFTDRLARPYGLDVAGTPSWLEGLAQQEKSAYRRLNAHLKSDRYFALLDALDVLFTDPPLGERADRDAAKELPKLVDRQWRRLAGKYAAITTAEDPEEARHDVRKAAKRARYAAELAAAALRDLDPGRAEAAKRTAADAKRLQEVLGGYQDGVIAMDWLRGAAAERNTTPGEAFVLGALYGVERCEALESLSHLEETWEQVNA from the coding sequence GTGGCCCAGACGAAACGTCAGCTGGAGATCGAGCGCAAGTACGACGCCGAGCGGGACTTCCGGATGCCCGACCTGTCCGGGCTCCCGGGGGTGGCGGCGGTGAGCGGGCCCCGTACCCACCAGCTCGTGGCGAACTACTTCGACACCGACGATCATCGGCTGGCGGCCTGCGGGATCACGCTGCGGCGCCGCCGGGGCGGCCAGGACGCCGGATGGCATCTGAAGATCCCCGCCGGCCCGGACGGCAAGATCGAGCTGCACGCCCCGCTGGGCCGCCCGCAGGTCGTCCCGGCCCGGCTGGCCTCGCTGGTCGCCGCGCAGACCCGGGGGGCGGCGCTGCGCCCGGTCGCGGCCCTGGAGACCGAACGGACCGTGGTGGACCTGCTGGACGCCGACGGGCGGGTGCTCGCCGAGGTCGCCGACGACGCGGTGATCGGCCAGGTGATCGACCCGGTGGTGACCGGGGACGCCGAGCCGCCGCCGATGACGGCGTGGCGGGAGATCGAGGTCGAGCTGGGGCCCGCCGGGACGCCCGAGCTGCTCAAGGCGGCGGGCAGGCTCCTCAAGAAGGCCGGCGCCCGCAAGGCCGGCGGCTCGGCCAAGCTGGGCCGGGTGCTGGAGCCGGTGATGGCGGTCCCGTTCAACGGCGGCCGGACCCGCCCGGCGGCGCTGCCGCGGCGCACGGCGGGCGCGGCGGTGCTCGGCTACCTGGCCGAGCAGGTCGACGCGGTGCTGGCCTTCGACCCCAAGGCGCGGCTGGCCGAGTTCGACGCGGTGCACCGGATGCGGGTGGCGACCCGGCGGATCCGCAGCGCCCTCAAGAGCTACGCGCCCGTTCTGGACGCCGGGCGCATCGAGGCGCTGGAGCCGGAGCTGCAGTGGCTGGCCGAGGTGCTGGGCGAGGTCCGCGACCTGGAGGTGCTGCGGATGCGGTTCACCGACCGCCTCGCCCGGCCCTACGGGCTGGACGTCGCCGGGACCCCGTCCTGGCTGGAGGGGCTCGCCCAGCAGGAGAAGTCCGCCTACCGCAGGCTCAACGCCCACCTCAAGAGCGACCGGTACTTCGCGCTGCTGGACGCACTCGACGTCCTGTTCACCGACCCTCCGCTGGGCGAACGCGCCGACCGCGACGCCGCCAAGGAGCTTCCGAAGCTGGTCGACCGCCAGTGGCGGCGGCTCGCCGGGAAGTACGCCGCGATCACCACCGCCGAGGACCCCGAAGAGGCCCGCCACGACGTCCGCAAGGCCGCCAAGCGCGCCCGCTACGCCGCCGAGCTGGCCGCCGCCGCGCTCCGGGACCTGGATCCCGGGCGGGCCGAGGCCGCCAAGCGCACCGCCGCCGACGCCAAGCGCCTGCAGGAGGTCCTCGGCGGCTACCAGGACGGCGTGATCGCCATGGACTGGCTCCGCGGCGCCGCCGCCGAACGCAACACCACCCCCGGTGAGGCGTTCGTGCTCGGCGCCCTCTACGGCGTGGAACGCTGCGAGGCCCTGGAGTCCCTGTCCCACCTGGAGGAGACCTGGGAGCAGGTCAACGCCTAG
- a CDS encoding MmcQ/YjbR family DNA-binding protein, which translates to MGTSRDDDPRQRVIAICSALPEATAESGQHIVFRVRGKTFAYYTDDHHGDGRLTFQCKAAPDERQALLDGDGRRYFVPPYVGPRGWIGVYLDVPDVDWAEIGQLAADSYRMIAPKRLAAQV; encoded by the coding sequence ATGGGCACTTCCAGGGACGATGACCCGCGGCAGCGGGTCATCGCGATCTGTTCGGCGCTTCCGGAGGCGACGGCCGAGTCCGGGCAGCACATCGTGTTCCGTGTGCGCGGGAAGACGTTCGCCTACTACACCGACGACCACCATGGCGACGGGCGGCTGACGTTCCAGTGCAAGGCCGCGCCGGATGAGCGGCAGGCACTCCTCGACGGCGACGGGCGGCGCTACTTCGTCCCGCCGTACGTGGGGCCGCGGGGCTGGATCGGCGTCTACCTCGACGTGCCGGACGTGGACTGGGCGGAGATCGGGCAGCTCGCCGCCGACAGTTACCGGATGATCGCGCCCAAGAGGCTCGCCGCGCAGGTATGA
- a CDS encoding arylamine N-acetyltransferase family protein: MERSHDWHGDALDLSAYLERIGLPGDRAGERAPTLDTLRALQRAHVTAIPFENLEIILGRSIPLDLPSLQDKLVRRRRGGYCYEHAILFAAALERLGFGVVGLHGRVTLGATSPRPATHALLHVTVPGLDGAWLCDVGFGSGPLEPLELKDGLEADQDGWRFRLERRTAELDTGLWTLHQLGPEGWIDRHTFTVHPQYLIDYVVGSHFVATSPRSPFTTRPFAQRFTGSEHHVLDGLTWTTTLSDGSCSVQELKPDQVPDVLDDVFDITLSPDDRDRLRS, encoded by the coding sequence ATGGAACGTTCTCACGACTGGCACGGCGACGCGCTGGACCTGTCCGCGTACCTGGAGCGGATCGGTCTCCCGGGGGACCGGGCGGGCGAACGCGCCCCGACCCTGGACACCCTGCGGGCGCTGCAGCGCGCCCACGTCACCGCGATCCCGTTCGAGAACCTGGAGATCATCCTGGGCCGGTCGATCCCGCTGGACCTGCCGAGCCTGCAGGACAAGCTGGTGCGCCGGCGCCGGGGCGGCTACTGCTACGAGCACGCGATCCTGTTCGCCGCCGCCCTGGAACGACTCGGCTTCGGGGTCGTCGGCCTGCACGGGCGCGTCACCCTGGGGGCCACGAGCCCCCGCCCCGCCACCCACGCCCTGCTGCACGTCACGGTCCCGGGGCTGGACGGGGCCTGGCTGTGCGACGTGGGCTTCGGCAGCGGCCCGCTGGAGCCCCTGGAGCTGAAGGACGGCCTGGAGGCCGACCAGGACGGCTGGCGGTTCCGCCTGGAACGGCGCACCGCCGAGCTGGACACCGGGCTGTGGACGCTCCACCAGCTCGGCCCCGAGGGCTGGATCGACCGCCACACCTTCACGGTGCATCCGCAGTACCTCATCGACTACGTCGTCGGGAGCCACTTCGTCGCGACGAGCCCCCGCTCCCCGTTCACGACCCGCCCCTTCGCCCAGCGCTTCACCGGCTCCGAACACCACGTGCTCGACGGCCTGACGTGGACCACGACGCTCTCCGACGGCTCCTGCTCCGTCCAGGAGCTCAAGCCCGACCAGGTCCCCGACGTCCTGGACGACGTCTTCGACATCACGCTGTCCCCGGACGACCGCGACAGGCTGCGTTCCTGA
- a CDS encoding NUDIX hydrolase, translating to MGDSGSRNSVIRAAGAVLWREGPAGPEIALVHRPKYDDWSFPKGKLDRGEHVLRAALREVEEETGVAIRLGRRLPTTTYLKDGRPKRVDYWSASPVNGAAFRPNDEVDLLEWRTVDEAARLLTYERDVDLLHEFAAGPLRTRPVVVLRHASAGEKSQWRDLDALRPLDAQGRREAGLLARLLGAFGPARLHSSLTARCLETLLPYSLATGIEPVTELAFTVGRATAERACARLVELVEATDGPLVVCTHGEIVADLVIELCRRYGEKVPEDPSLRKAGFWVAHLGGDQITGRTSIAALERHSTEPR from the coding sequence ATGGGTGATTCGGGTTCCCGGAACTCGGTGATCCGGGCGGCGGGCGCGGTGCTGTGGCGCGAGGGCCCCGCCGGGCCCGAGATCGCACTGGTGCACCGGCCCAAGTACGACGACTGGTCGTTCCCCAAGGGCAAGCTGGACCGCGGCGAGCACGTGCTGCGGGCGGCGCTGCGCGAGGTCGAGGAGGAGACCGGGGTGGCGATCCGGCTGGGCCGCCGGCTGCCCACCACCACCTACCTCAAGGACGGCCGTCCCAAGCGGGTCGACTACTGGAGCGCCTCCCCGGTGAACGGCGCGGCGTTCCGGCCCAACGACGAGGTCGACCTGCTGGAGTGGCGGACGGTCGACGAGGCCGCGCGGCTGCTGACCTACGAGCGGGACGTGGACCTGCTGCACGAGTTCGCCGCCGGGCCGCTGCGGACCCGGCCGGTGGTGGTGCTGCGGCACGCCTCGGCGGGCGAGAAGAGCCAGTGGCGCGACCTGGACGCGCTGCGCCCGCTGGACGCGCAGGGCCGCCGCGAGGCGGGGCTGCTGGCCCGGCTGCTGGGGGCGTTCGGGCCCGCGCGGCTGCACAGCTCGCTGACCGCCCGCTGCCTGGAGACGCTGCTGCCGTACTCGCTGGCCACGGGGATCGAGCCGGTCACCGAACTGGCGTTCACGGTCGGGCGGGCCACCGCCGAGCGGGCCTGCGCCCGGCTGGTGGAGCTGGTCGAGGCGACCGACGGGCCGCTGGTGGTGTGCACGCACGGCGAGATCGTCGCCGACCTGGTGATCGAGCTGTGCCGCCGGTACGGGGAGAAGGTCCCCGAGGACCCGTCGCTGCGCAAGGCCGGGTTCTGGGTGGCGCACCTGGGCGGCGACCAGATCACCGGGCGGACCTCGATCGCCGCCTTGGAACGTCACAGCACCGAGCCCCGCTAG
- a CDS encoding GyrI-like domain-containing protein, with product MPNEPQIQERAARPYAAIPIEAPMREWGRVNALVPEVFGWLAKQGVPPGGPLFYRYRVAGDMDRPFRLEVGVPTPAPVTGDGRVIAGTIPAGRYATLLHQGHPDKLFGSITALLRWADERGLKWRNTREGDQEVWGGCFEYYLTDPAEEPDMDRWSIELAYLLA from the coding sequence ATGCCGAACGAGCCGCAGATCCAGGAGCGCGCCGCCCGCCCGTACGCCGCCATCCCGATCGAGGCGCCGATGCGCGAGTGGGGACGGGTGAACGCGCTGGTGCCCGAGGTGTTCGGCTGGCTGGCCAAGCAGGGCGTGCCGCCGGGCGGGCCGCTGTTCTACCGCTACCGCGTGGCCGGTGACATGGACCGCCCGTTCCGGCTGGAGGTGGGCGTTCCCACCCCCGCGCCGGTCACCGGGGACGGCCGGGTCATCGCCGGAACGATCCCGGCGGGCCGGTACGCGACCCTCCTGCACCAGGGACACCCGGACAAGCTGTTCGGCTCCATCACCGCCCTGCTGCGCTGGGCGGACGAACGCGGCCTGAAGTGGCGCAACACCCGGGAGGGCGACCAGGAGGTGTGGGGCGGCTGCTTCGAGTACTACCTGACCGATCCCGCCGAGGAACCCGACATGGACAGGTGGTCGATCGAGCTGGCCTACCTCCTGGCCTGA
- a CDS encoding OmpA family protein → MERASRSARVFAALLAGVAGTVLTTGSALADPTPSPPPHVPDANIRAGIVPILPATTDIPLPPSLVPLESESTAGGRITVSLSSDVLFDFDKATLTPHARRRITELAGRIRRTSGAVRVEGHTDAKGTPAYNLRLSRARAAAVKAALEQALAGSGVRIVAVGHGEARPVAPNTRPDGKDDPAGRAKNRRVTVTFQQS, encoded by the coding sequence ATGGAACGCGCGAGCCGATCCGCCAGGGTGTTCGCGGCCCTGCTCGCCGGGGTGGCCGGCACCGTGCTGACCACGGGGTCCGCGCTGGCCGACCCCACACCGAGCCCCCCTCCGCACGTACCGGACGCCAACATCCGGGCCGGCATCGTGCCGATCCTGCCGGCGACCACCGACATCCCGCTGCCGCCCTCGCTCGTCCCCCTGGAGAGCGAGAGCACCGCCGGCGGGCGCATCACGGTGTCCCTGTCGTCGGACGTGCTCTTCGACTTCGACAAGGCGACGCTGACCCCCCACGCGCGCCGCCGGATCACCGAGCTGGCCGGCCGGATCCGCCGGACGTCCGGAGCGGTGCGAGTGGAGGGCCACACCGACGCGAAGGGGACTCCCGCCTACAACCTGCGGCTGTCCCGGGCACGTGCCGCCGCCGTCAAGGCGGCGCTGGAGCAGGCGCTCGCCGGGAGCGGTGTGCGCATCGTCGCCGTCGGCCACGGCGAAGCAAGACCGGTCGCGCCCAACACCCGCCCCGACGGCAAGGACGACCCGGCGGGCCGGGCGAAGAACCGCCGGGTCACGGTGACCTTCCAGCAGAGCTAG
- a CDS encoding sigma-70 family RNA polymerase sigma factor, whose amino-acid sequence MGVEQWWEEHRGGLTGYCYRMLGSPFDAEDAVQETLVRAWRHADRFDPAKGSPRNWLYAIATNVCLDMLRGAERRVLAVDLGPAAEPGASLGAPLPGERWVLPVPDAAVIPAGADPAEVAVARETVRLAFVAALQHLPPRQRAVLILRDVLRWTAAEVAGLLDVTVAAVNSALQRARGALRAVDPGRAEAFDPLDAGQARLLASYCDAFERHDVERLVALLAEDATMSMPPFAWWLAGREHIRRVLSATSDCAGSRLVPVAANGSPAFAQYVPAGGGYEPRALVVMDVRDGRIAGTTSFLDTERLFPLFGLPSAPQGAAEPAGAPGVGAVGGGARRTPRLFGSPR is encoded by the coding sequence ATGGGCGTGGAGCAGTGGTGGGAGGAGCATCGCGGTGGGCTGACCGGTTACTGCTACCGGATGCTGGGGTCGCCGTTCGACGCCGAGGACGCGGTGCAGGAGACGCTGGTGCGGGCCTGGCGTCACGCGGACCGCTTCGACCCGGCCAAGGGCAGCCCGCGCAACTGGCTGTACGCGATCGCGACGAACGTCTGCCTGGACATGCTGCGCGGTGCCGAACGGCGGGTGCTGGCGGTGGACCTGGGGCCCGCGGCGGAGCCGGGTGCGTCGTTGGGGGCTCCGCTGCCCGGGGAACGGTGGGTGCTGCCGGTGCCGGACGCGGCGGTGATCCCGGCAGGGGCGGACCCGGCCGAGGTCGCGGTGGCGCGGGAGACGGTGCGGCTGGCGTTCGTGGCGGCGTTGCAGCATCTGCCGCCCCGGCAGCGGGCGGTGCTGATCCTGCGCGACGTGCTGCGGTGGACGGCCGCCGAGGTCGCCGGGCTGCTGGACGTCACCGTCGCGGCGGTCAACAGCGCGCTGCAGCGGGCTCGCGGTGCGCTGCGGGCCGTGGACCCGGGGCGTGCGGAGGCGTTCGACCCGCTGGACGCCGGGCAGGCGCGGCTGCTGGCCTCCTACTGCGACGCCTTCGAACGGCACGACGTGGAACGGCTGGTGGCGCTGCTGGCCGAGGACGCGACGATGTCGATGCCGCCGTTCGCCTGGTGGCTGGCCGGGCGGGAGCACATCCGCCGGGTGCTGTCGGCCACCTCCGACTGCGCCGGGTCCCGTCTGGTGCCGGTGGCGGCCAACGGGTCCCCGGCCTTCGCGCAGTACGTCCCGGCGGGCGGGGGCTACGAGCCGCGCGCCCTGGTGGTCATGGACGTGCGCGACGGGCGGATCGCGGGGACCACGTCGTTCCTGGACACCGAACGGCTGTTCCCGCTGTTCGGACTGCCGTCAGCACCGCAGGGAGCCGCCGAGCCCGCGGGCGCGCCGGGCGTGGGAGCCGTAGGCGGCGGGGCACGCCGCACACCAAGACTTTTCGGGTCGCCGCGATGA
- a CDS encoding WhiB family transcriptional regulator, with product MLNPDKHWTDHAICRGADPELFYPINYSVPVMAEQVRAAKSICARCPVRAECLDWALRAGEPDGIWGGTTPEERRYLRRDRRTAARPNRTATAA from the coding sequence ATGCTGAACCCGGACAAGCACTGGACCGACCACGCCATCTGCCGCGGTGCCGACCCCGAGCTGTTCTACCCGATCAACTACTCGGTGCCGGTGATGGCCGAGCAGGTCCGGGCGGCCAAGTCCATCTGCGCCCGGTGCCCGGTACGGGCCGAGTGCCTCGACTGGGCCCTGCGCGCCGGCGAGCCCGACGGCATCTGGGGCGGCACCACCCCCGAGGAGCGCCGCTACCTCCGCCGCGACCGCCGCACCGCCGCCCGCCCGAACCGCACCGCCACGGCCGCCTGA
- a CDS encoding gamma-glutamylcyclotransferase family protein — translation MNGLFVYGTLRFPEVVGALLGRVPPMEPARAAGWRVRALPGVVYPGMVPDPRATADGMLIVGLTPAESALLDEYEGDLYEPRVIALDGGRSGRAYVWKGPTEERDWDPEAFAGRHLAAYAEGCRAWRGTYR, via the coding sequence ATGAACGGGCTGTTCGTCTACGGGACGTTGCGGTTCCCCGAGGTGGTCGGGGCGCTGCTCGGGCGGGTGCCGCCGATGGAGCCGGCCAGGGCCGCGGGATGGCGGGTCCGGGCGCTGCCCGGCGTCGTCTATCCGGGCATGGTCCCCGATCCGCGGGCGACGGCGGACGGGATGCTGATCGTCGGGCTGACCCCGGCGGAGAGCGCGCTGCTCGACGAGTACGAGGGCGACCTGTACGAGCCCCGCGTGATCGCGCTGGACGGCGGGCGGTCCGGCCGCGCCTACGTCTGGAAGGGCCCCACCGAGGAACGCGACTGGGATCCGGAGGCGTTCGCCGGGCGGCATCTGGCGGCGTACGCCGAGGGATGCCGGGCATGGCGGGGAACGTACCGCTGA
- a CDS encoding GNAT family N-acetyltransferase, whose translation MARDQKVTFREAVREDVPTIVRLLADDPLGSTRESPGDELPEAYWRAFEAIESDPNNAIIVAEIDGEIAASLQLTYIPSLTYTGGERAQIEGVRVASEHRGRGVGQALIGWVIDQARARGCRVVQLTTDRQRPNAIRFYQKMGFRPSHMGMKYPLIEKDPRTSPTR comes from the coding sequence GTGGCCCGTGATCAAAAGGTGACCTTCCGCGAGGCGGTCCGCGAGGACGTGCCCACGATCGTCCGCCTGCTGGCCGACGACCCGCTCGGCAGCACCCGCGAGTCCCCCGGCGACGAGCTGCCCGAGGCCTACTGGCGTGCGTTCGAGGCGATCGAGTCCGACCCCAACAACGCCATCATCGTCGCCGAGATCGACGGGGAGATCGCCGCGTCCCTCCAGCTCACCTACATCCCCAGCCTGACCTACACCGGTGGCGAACGCGCCCAGATCGAAGGCGTCCGCGTCGCCTCCGAGCACCGCGGCCGCGGCGTCGGCCAAGCCCTCATCGGGTGGGTCATCGACCAGGCCCGCGCCCGGGGCTGCCGCGTCGTCCAGCTCACCACCGACCGCCAGCGCCCGAACGCCATACGCTTCTACCAGAAGATGGGCTTCCGTCCCAGCCACATGGGCATGAAATATCCGCTCATCGAGAAGGACCCCCGGACCTCGCCCACCCGGTAG
- a CDS encoding DUF2637 domain-containing protein yields the protein MDNPRRPARADLAIRVSAAATVVGIGAIAAVISYRHALAQVRAHGETGVTAYLTPLTIDGLVFVASLVMLDSARRRMPSPALARLALALGIGATVAVNVLHGLAHGPVGAVIAAWPAVTLVVVVELLMTMIRRARPAAEPVPAPAPVPAVRPASVPRPRPPADDAPVPAAAPAESVEPAVAKARDRFADLLAAGELPTLTAIRRELKVGHPRAVRIRAALESAR from the coding sequence ATGGACAACCCGAGACGGCCCGCCCGCGCCGACCTGGCCATCCGGGTGAGCGCGGCGGCCACCGTGGTCGGCATCGGCGCCATCGCGGCGGTGATCTCCTACCGCCACGCGCTGGCCCAGGTCAGAGCGCACGGCGAGACCGGCGTCACCGCGTACCTCACTCCGCTGACCATCGACGGCCTGGTCTTCGTGGCGTCCCTGGTGATGCTGGACTCGGCCCGCCGCCGGATGCCCTCGCCCGCGCTGGCCCGCCTGGCGCTGGCCCTGGGCATCGGCGCGACCGTCGCGGTGAACGTCCTGCACGGGCTGGCCCACGGCCCGGTGGGCGCCGTCATCGCCGCCTGGCCCGCCGTCACCCTCGTGGTCGTCGTGGAACTCCTGATGACCATGATCCGCCGAGCCCGCCCAGCGGCCGAGCCGGTCCCCGCCCCCGCCCCCGTCCCGGCGGTGCGTCCGGCCTCCGTACCCCGGCCGAGACCCCCGGCCGACGATGCGCCCGTCCCCGCGGCGGCACCGGCCGAGTCCGTGGAGCCCGCGGTCGCCAAGGCCCGCGACCGCTTCGCCGACCTATTGGCCGCCGGTGAACTGCCGACGCTCACCGCCATCCGCCGCGAACTCAAGGTCGGCCACCCCCGGGCCGTCCGCATCCGCGCGGCCCTGGAGAGCGCCCGCTGA
- a CDS encoding RNA degradosome polyphosphate kinase, with protein sequence MSSRGEGLPDDRYLDREESWLRFNQRVLELAEDPTLPLLERVRFLAIFATNLDEFFMVRVAGLTRRMATGLAVKSASGRRPREVLERTAEVAGELMQRHAAVFHEQILPALAKESIEILRWDELSRTEQERLHRLFRDEIYPVLTPLAVDSAHPFPYISGRSLNLAVIVRDPDTEASLFARVKVPPVLPRFIEASPDRFTPLEDVIAAHLGQLFVGMEVVEHHVFRVTRNQDLEIDEDISESLLQALERELLRRRFGPVVRLEVEDSISPEVLEMLVEELGVPERQVYKIRGPLHLGGLHAIADLDRPELKYPPFVPSKEAVPIDADIFAAIRERDVLIHHPYDSFSTTVQRFIEDAACDPHVLAIKQTLYRTSGDSPIVDALIDAAEEGKQVVVVVELKARFDERANIEWARKLEQAGCHVVYGFVGLKTHCKLSLVVRQDPDGTLRRYCHIGTGNYHPKTARQYEDLGLLTADPDVGEDVGTLFNHLTGYSRQNTYNRLLVAPRSLRSGLVLRIEREIDHHEAGRPAHIRFKCNGLVDEVIIDALYRASRAGVPVDVWVRGICALRPGVPGLSDNIRVRSVLGRFLEHSRIFAFEAGGDPEVWIGSADMMHRNLDRRVEALVRVSDKAHRTELVRLLDMAMDDGTSTWWLGPDGDWTRHQYAETGDLDAQGEPLRDIQRHLMKTRRWRTVDG encoded by the coding sequence ATGTCCTCTCGGGGGGAGGGCCTGCCGGACGATCGGTACCTCGACCGCGAGGAGAGCTGGCTCCGGTTCAACCAACGCGTCCTGGAACTGGCCGAGGATCCGACGCTGCCGCTGCTGGAGCGGGTGCGCTTCCTGGCGATCTTCGCCACCAACCTGGACGAGTTCTTCATGGTGCGGGTGGCCGGGCTGACCCGCCGGATGGCCACCGGGCTGGCGGTCAAGTCGGCCAGCGGCCGGCGCCCCCGCGAGGTGCTGGAACGCACCGCCGAGGTGGCCGGCGAGCTGATGCAGCGGCACGCCGCCGTCTTTCACGAGCAGATCCTGCCCGCCCTGGCCAAGGAGAGCATCGAGATCCTGCGCTGGGACGAGCTGTCGCGGACCGAGCAGGAACGGCTGCACCGGCTGTTCCGCGACGAGATCTACCCGGTGCTCACCCCGCTGGCGGTGGACTCGGCGCACCCGTTCCCCTACATCAGCGGCCGGTCCCTCAACCTGGCGGTGATCGTCCGCGACCCCGACACCGAGGCCAGCCTGTTCGCCCGGGTCAAGGTGCCGCCCGTGCTGCCCCGCTTCATCGAGGCCTCCCCGGACCGGTTCACCCCGCTGGAGGACGTGATCGCCGCCCACCTCGGGCAGCTGTTCGTCGGCATGGAGGTCGTGGAGCACCACGTCTTCCGGGTCACCCGCAACCAGGACCTGGAGATCGACGAGGACATCAGCGAGAGCCTGCTGCAGGCGCTGGAACGGGAACTGCTGCGCCGCCGGTTCGGCCCGGTGGTGCGGCTGGAGGTGGAGGACTCCATCTCCCCCGAGGTGCTGGAGATGCTGGTCGAGGAGCTGGGCGTCCCCGAACGGCAGGTCTACAAGATCCGCGGTCCGCTGCACCTGGGCGGGCTGCACGCCATCGCCGACCTGGACCGGCCGGAGCTGAAGTACCCGCCGTTCGTGCCGTCCAAGGAGGCGGTGCCGATCGACGCGGACATCTTCGCCGCCATCCGGGAACGGGACGTGCTGATCCACCACCCGTACGACTCGTTCAGCACCACCGTGCAGCGCTTCATCGAGGACGCCGCCTGCGACCCGCACGTGCTGGCGATCAAGCAGACCCTCTACCGCACCAGCGGCGACTCCCCGATCGTGGACGCGCTCATCGACGCGGCCGAGGAGGGCAAGCAGGTCGTCGTGGTGGTCGAGCTGAAGGCCCGGTTCGACGAGCGCGCCAACATCGAGTGGGCGCGCAAGCTGGAGCAGGCCGGCTGCCACGTGGTGTACGGGTTCGTCGGCCTCAAGACGCACTGCAAGCTGTCGCTGGTGGTGCGCCAGGACCCGGACGGGACGCTGCGCCGCTACTGCCACATCGGCACCGGCAACTACCACCCCAAGACCGCCCGCCAGTACGAGGACCTGGGCCTGCTGACCGCCGACCCGGACGTGGGCGAGGACGTCGGCACCCTGTTCAACCACCTGACCGGCTACTCCCGGCAGAACACCTACAACCGGCTGCTGGTGGCCCCGCGCAGCCTGCGGTCCGGCCTGGTGCTGCGGATCGAACGGGAGATCGACCACCACGAGGCGGGCCGGCCCGCGCACATCCGCTTCAAGTGCAACGGGCTGGTCGACGAGGTGATCATCGACGCGCTGTACCGGGCGTCGCGGGCCGGGGTGCCGGTGGACGTGTGGGTGCGCGGGATCTGCGCGCTGCGGCCGGGCGTGCCGGGGCTGAGCGACAACATCCGGGTGCGCAGCGTGCTGGGCCGGTTCCTGGAGCACTCCCGGATCTTCGCGTTCGAGGCCGGCGGGGACCCGGAGGTGTGGATCGGCAGCGCCGACATGATGCACCGCAACCTGGACCGGCGGGTCGAGGCGCTGGTGCGGGTCTCCGACAAGGCCCACCGCACCGAGCTGGTCCGGCTGCTGGACATGGCGATGGACGACGGCACCTCGACCTGGTGGCTGGGGCCGGACGGCGACTGGACGCGCCACCAGTACGCCGAGACCGGCGACCTCGACGCCCAGGGCGAGCCGCTGCGCGACATCCAGCGGCATCTGATGAAGACCAGGCGCTGGAGGACGGTGGATGGGTGA